In one Lolium rigidum isolate FL_2022 chromosome 3, APGP_CSIRO_Lrig_0.1, whole genome shotgun sequence genomic region, the following are encoded:
- the LOC124697522 gene encoding uncharacterized protein LOC124697522, translating into MAALVKRGEIATAIEQYALDGLHVATESLVFVASDVAEENKKIHEEVEAMTDVAHPNHGLWLHRPKAVVMAKFKYRVGKAHYYFDKFHAHLTMVWNTLFPLDQAPKTLSALFTRFKSPERIRLLVRKELLAGAELAFASILACHPSLDLGAVTNTERSLGKYYDAARGPAYTIVSRMESCLEKDLKAHWDRGARL; encoded by the exons atggcagccttggtgaagaGGGGAGAGATAGCGACAGCTATCGAACAGTATGCTCTTGATGGTCTCCATGTTGCCACCGAAAGTTTAGTCT TTGTAGCTTCAGATGTGGCTGAGGAGAACAAAaagattcatgaagaggttgaggcaatgactgacgttgcgcacccgaatcatggtttgtggctgcatcgtccgaaggctgtcgtcatggcgaagtttaagtatcgGGTGGGAAAGGCGCATTATTATTTTGATAAGTTccatgctcatctcacgatggtttggaacaccttgtttcctctggaccaagcacccaaaaccttatctgccttgttcacccgattcaagtctcccgaaaggattcggctgttggtgcggaaggaactcctggctggtgcggagcttgcttttgcttcaatattggcatgtcatccatctcTAGATTTGGGAGCCGTGACGAACACCGAGAGGAGCTTAGGCAAGTATTATGATgctgctagaggtcctgcttacaccaTTGTTTCCCGGATGGAGTCGTGCCTTGAGAAGGACCTGAAGGCGCATTGGGACCGGGGAGCTCGACTATGA